The uncultured Hyphomonas sp. genome includes a window with the following:
- the mlaD gene encoding outer membrane lipid asymmetry maintenance protein MlaD — protein MRRGLPMRESMFESLVGAAVIAVAGVFLWFAIDRGGEASAGPDRYELTARFNNISGIDRGADVRIAGVKAGVVKAIDGDPKRFEAVLTMSLDKKWALPDDTDARISTDGLLGGSYVALEPGGSFDNLPQDGTGEVKYTRGSVDLLTLFASFASGGGGGDAGSAGASSSASDDAYPADGDQ, from the coding sequence ATGAGGCGTGGTCTCCCGATGCGTGAGTCGATGTTCGAATCCCTCGTCGGCGCGGCAGTGATCGCCGTCGCAGGCGTTTTCCTCTGGTTCGCGATCGACCGCGGCGGGGAAGCGTCGGCAGGCCCGGACCGGTATGAACTGACTGCGCGCTTCAATAATATCAGCGGCATCGACCGGGGCGCCGATGTGCGGATCGCCGGCGTGAAGGCCGGTGTCGTCAAAGCGATTGACGGCGACCCGAAACGATTCGAAGCCGTACTGACGATGAGCCTCGACAAGAAATGGGCGCTGCCGGACGATACCGACGCCCGCATCTCGACCGACGGCCTTCTCGGCGGCTCTTATGTGGCCCTGGAACCGGGCGGCAGCTTCGATAACCTGCCCCAGGATGGAACTGGCGAAGTCAAATACACGCGCGGCAGCGTCGATCTGCTGACGCTGTTTGCATCCTTTGCCTCCGGTGGTGGCGGTGGAGACGCCGGGTCTGCCGGTGCGTCTTCGTCTGCATCGGATGACGCCTATCCAGCGGATGGAGATCAATAA